Proteins from one Malaya genurostris strain Urasoe2022 chromosome 2, Malgen_1.1, whole genome shotgun sequence genomic window:
- the LOC131431806 gene encoding FK506-binding protein 59 isoform X2 — protein MAFIDLSGDGGVQKQILLEGSGEETPSNGCNVSLHYTGTLDSDGKQFDSSRERNEPFEFKLGQGSVIKAFDMGVATMRLGEKCILKCAPDYAYGASGSPPNIPPNSTLNFELEMLGWKGEDLSPKSDQSIERFVLKAGEGKKTPNDGGMVKIHLVGRYDGRIFEERDVEFTIGEGEESGIVAGVEIALEKFRKAETSKLIIKPQYAFGVNGKPELGVPPNSTVEYVVTLIEFEREPDSWKLDDIQRMEQAKMFKEKGTVYFKDSKFKLALKMYEKALGFLTSSDTQESKQFQLLIHLNKALCHQKLEDHDEAKAACNEALNIDSKNVKALYRRGQSKLALGDFEKAFDDFNAVREIEPENKAAQNQVAICKQKIKDYNDQQKKVFANMFTKFAKSDKQ, from the exons ATGGCTTTCATTGATCTCTCCGGTGATGGTGGTGTCCAGAAGCAGATTCTACTCGAAGGATCCGGTGAAGAAACACCGTCCAATGGGTGCAACGTTTCATTGCATTATACTGGCACGCTGGACTCGGATGGGAAACAGTTTGACTCGAGCCGGGAACGCAATGAGCCCTTCGAGTTCAAGCTTGGACAGGGATCAGTCATTAAAGCCTTTGATATGGGAGTGGCCACGATGCGACTTGGAGAGAAGTGCATTCTGAAGTGTGCACCGGATTATGCTTACGGAGCATCCGGAAGTCCTCCAAACATTCCACCGAACTCGACGTTAAATTTTGAACTGGAAATGCTTGGGTGGAAGGGTGAAGACTTGAGTCCGAAATCGGACCAAAGCATTGAACGTTTCGTTCTGAAGGCTGGTGAAGGTAAAAAGACACCCAATGATGGTGGGATGGttaaaattcatctagttggtcgCTATGACGGACGTATATTCGAGGAACGAGATGTAGAATTTACGATTGGCGAGGGGGAAGAAAGCGGCATTGTTGCCGGGGTAGAGATAGCCTTGGAAAAATTTCGCAAAGCAGAAACTTCCAAGCTGATCATAAAACCGCAGTATGCCTTTGGAGTCAATGGAAAACCTGAGCTTGGTGTGCCTCCCAATAGCACCGTTGAATATGTGGTTACGCTCATTGAGTTCGAACGAGAGCCAGACAGTTGGAAACTAGATGACATACAACGAATGGAACAGGCCAAAATGTTCAAGGAAAAGGGTACGGTCTATTTCAAGGATAGTAAGTTTAAGCTGGCTCTTAAGATGTACGAAAAAGCATTGGGTTTCCTTACTAGTAGTG ACACTCAGGAATCGAAACAGTTTCAACTTCTGATTCATCTGAACAAAGCTTTGTGCCATCAAAAGTTAGAAGACCATGACGAAGCCAAAGCTGCG TGCAACGAAGCTTTGAATATCGACAGCAAAAACGTCAAAGCATTATACCGTCGCGGGCAGTCCAAATTGGCGTTGGGTGATTTTGAAAAGGCCTTCGATGACTTCAATGCCGTTCGAGAGATTGAGCCAGAAAACAAAGCCGCTCAAAATCAGGTGGCGATTtgtaaacaaaaaatcaaagatTACAATGATCAACAGAAGAAAGTATTTGCAAACATGTTCACAAAGTTTGCCAAAAGTGATAAACAG TAA
- the LOC131429365 gene encoding uncharacterized protein K02A2.6-like: MEKPSLQPFDISDTSSIGTRWRKWKRSLDLFLDVSCIALPSRKKAYLLHYAGQEVQDIFYDTEGNDNPPPPGSDVHKEAIRILDEHFAPFASVPYDRFLFRSIKQQDAETVEKFTARLREQGRLCEYGAALDMRITEQIFDNCRSEELREVILRKKLMTVADILEQARIIETVQRNREQMKSPNVVNDTEVNLARISKKDVCYRCGNTGHFASDKRCPAKDKTCDRCNIVGHFHKMCKTKPETRRSMMKKHKKKIWQIRDNSDESSPVEDSECETDVEGSETDVQQINTTGVSHDKVTCYIGGVKLDWIVDSGAHVNVISRKTWSLLKNRGCTANNRPNPRKFLRVYGNGKLRVHKVIKTDIATRSKSVNHKVYVVDLEDGANLLCKNTSIALGILEIHGEVFSVSNGELPVGKVKNLQVEIKINDKVTPVQQPCRRLPIPLQSLVQDKLDDLLKQDIIEPAPLKITWASPLVVTPKDGGRNVRLCIDMRQANKAIIPERHPLPTFEEIMPHLEGAKIFSKIDLIKAFHQIELAPASREITTFVTPNAYYRYKRLMFGMSCAAEIFQREIERILKGLPGTKVFIDDILVFGATKDEHDRRVLAVMTRLKKHGLTVNMEKCEIGQHSVNFMGHTLSESGILPMNDKISAIKSFRRPRNAVEMRSFLGLANYVGRFIPNLSTISSPLREMTLKGSKFRWTDESEQSFDRIKTALSNPKHLGYYSPTYPTTLITDASDCGLGAVLLQTINKMPRVISYASKSLSATEKKYSTLDKEALAIVWAAERFQMYLKGLEFIIMTDHKPLLNIFNEKSTPNQRQEWWILRMQSFRYKITHVPGKINIADPLSRLSEVLRENTFDRRTEKELYSIVQINKPPAVTMNEMIMYSQDDKEIQEVKRALHNDIWNDVKRYMPFKSELCFAGEVLLRKNRVVVPSNLRETVLSLAHCGHPGREKMKRRLRVAVWWPGIDAQAEQKCKECFDCQLVAPFDKPEPMRIRELPSAPWVHLAGDFLGPLPNGNYLFVLIDLYSRYVLAEPMKRTTSSDVIRVLKQNFTKLGLPYALTFDNAKNFSSQELKDYCVDRGIKLLHTTPYWPSANGEVERQNRSFLKVLKISRQQGTDWKEALQEYLYMYAVTPHSVTGVSPAQLMFGRRFRDVIPHVHDAWDDGELRDRDLLAKCHAKEIRDKRVGAKESTVTVGDTVLMKNTTLQDKLASKFLPTPAKIVSRCSNSLTLETPDGQSYKRNTSHVKPFVNTAKQRETRYGVTEITQPDNQSVAASTKNNILTPVRQSVQEEKVQGKIELRPRREVRAPKWFNDYTP, translated from the coding sequence ATGGAAAAACCTTCGCTGCAACCTTTTGACATATCGGATACTTCATCGATTGGAACACGGTGGAGAAAGTGGAAAAGATCATTGGATCTATTCTTAGATGTAAGTTGTATCGCCTTGCCATCGAGAAAGAAAGCGTATTTACTCCACTATGCAGGACAAGAAGTTCAGGATATATTTTATGACACGGAAGGCAACGATAATCCCCCACCTCCGGGATCGGATGTTCACAAAGAAGCTATCCGGATTCTAGATGAGCATTTCGCTCCATTTGCGAGCGTTCCCTAtgatcggtttttgtttcggaGCATCAAACAGCAAGACGCCGAGACTGTCGAGAAATTTACTGCCCGACTTCGGGAACAAGGTCGACTGTGTGAATATGGTGCAGCACTTGATATGCGTATTACAGagcaaatttttgataattgtCGATCCGAAGAATTGCGAGAAGTCATCCTAAGAAAAAAACTTATGACGGTTGCCGATATTTTGGAACAAGCACGAATAATAGAAACTGTGCAGAGAAACAGAGAACAGATGAAAAGTCCCAACGTGGTCAATGACACTGAAGTCAATCTGGCGAGAATTTCGAAAAAGGATGTATGCTATCGCTGCGGAAACACGGGACACTTCGCGAGCGACAAGCGATGCCCAGCAAAGGATAAAACGTGCGACCGTTGTAATATAGTTGGCCATTTTCATAAAATGTGTAAAACAAAACCCGAAACTCGACGATCTATGATGAAGAAGCACAAGAAGAAGATCTGGCAAATACGTGACAATTCGGATGAATCATCTCCTGTGGAAGACAGTGAATGCGAGACTGACGTAGAAGGAAGCGAAACCGATGTGCAACAAATAAATACAACTGGTGTGAGCCACGATAAGGTAACTTGCTATATAGGCGGCGTTAAGCTGGATTGGATTGTGGACTCGGGTGCCCACGTCAACGTAATCAGTCGCAAGACGTGGTCATTATTGAAAAATCGTGGATGTACGGCAAACAATCGACCAAATCCAAGGAAGTTTTTGCGTGTGTATGGAAATGGCAAGCTTAGAGTGCATAAAGTAATCAAAACTGATATCGCCACTCGTTCGAAGTCCGTTAATCACAAGGTATACGTTGTTGACCTTGAAGATGGTGCTAACTTGCtgtgcaaaaatacttcaattgCCCTCGGCATATTGGAGATTCATGGCGAAGTGTTTTCTGTGTCGAACGGAGAATTACCAGTCGGAAAAGTGAAGAATCTTCAGGTGGAAATCAAAATAAACGATAAAGTCACTCCCGTGCAACAACCATGCCGCCGTCTACCGATTCCTTTACAGAGCCTGGTTCAGGACAAGTTAGACGATTTACTGAAACAAGACATTATCGAGCCAGCTCCGTTGAAAATAACCTGGGCGTCACCGTTGGTAGTCACACCTAAAGACGGAGGGCGAAACGTTCGTCTTTGTATAGATATGCGGCAAGCAAACAAAGCTATTATTCCAGAGCGCCATCCTTTGCCGACGTTCGAGGAGATAATGCCACATCTCGAAGGGGCAAAAATATTCAGCAAGATCGATCTCATAAAGGCCTTCCACCAGATTGAATTGGCCCCCGCGTCCAGGGAGATTACAACGTTTGTTACACCAAACGCCTACTACAGGTACAAAAGATTGATGTTCGGCATGAGCTGCGCGGCGGAGATCTTCCAACGCGAAATAGAACGCATTCTGAAAGGCTTACCAGGCACCAAAGTGTTCATCGATGACATACTGGTTTTCGGAGCTACGAAGGACGAACACGACAGGAGAGTCCTTGCAGTAATGACCAGGCTGAAAAAGCATGGCCTCACAGTTAATATGGAAAAATGCGAAATTGGTCAACATTCTGTGAATTTTATGGGACACACGTTATCCGAGAGCGGGATTCTTCCCATGAACGACAAAATAAGCGCGATAAAGTCTTTTCGTCGACCACGTAATGCGGTAGAAATGCGAAGCTTTTTAGGGCTGGCAAACTATGTGGGAAGATTTATCCCAAACTTATCCACGATCTCTTCCCCTCTTCGGGAAATGACTCTAAAAGGTTCTAAATTCCGTTGGACAGACGAAAGTGAACAATCTTTTGACAGGATAAAAACAGCGTTATCAAATCCCAAACACTTGGGATATTACAGCCCTACTTATCCTACCACATTGATAACGGATGCGAGCGACTGCGGATTGGGTGCTGTGTTACTCCAGACTATAAACAAAATGCCACGAGTCATTAGCTATGCGAGCAAGAGCCTTTCcgccacagaaaaaaaatactcaacatTAGATAAAGAGGCTCTGGCTATCGTGTGGGCGGCCGAGCGTTTTCAGATGTATCTAAAAGGCCTCGAATTTATCATCATGACTGACCATAAGCCGCTGTTGAATATTTTCAACGAAAAGTCGACACCGAATCAACGTCAAGAATGGTGGATTCTAAGAATGCAATCATTTCGATATAAAATTACTCACGTGCCCGGTAAAATTAATATCGCCGACCCGTTGTCTCGGCTCTCCGAAGTTCTGCGAGAAAACACATTTGATAGGCGAACTGAAAAAGAGTTATACTCCATTGTTCAAATTAATAAACCGCCCGCGGTAACAATGAACGAGATGATCATGTATTCTCAGGATGACAAGGAGATTCAAGAAGTAAAACGTGCTCTCCATAACGATATATGGAATGATGTAAAAAGGTACATGCCGTTCAAGTCCGAGCTGTGCTTCGCGGGAGAGGTGCTGCTGAGAAAAAACCGCGTTGTTGTTCCAAGTAATCTGCGAGAAACGGTCTTGTCGCTGGCCCATTGCGGTCACCCTGgccgtgagaagatgaaaagaaGACTTCGTGTAGCAGTTTGGTGGCCGGGCATAGACGCGCAGGCCGAGCAAAAGTGCAAAGAGTGTTTTGATTGCCAACTAGTAGCACCGTTTGATAAACCAGAACCCATGCGCATAAGAGAATTACCGTCTGCTCCCTGGGTACATTTAGCTGGCGATTTCCTCGGACCACTTCCAAATGGTAATTATTTGTTTGTATTGATCGATCTATACAGTCGTTATGTGCTCGCTGAGCCTATGAAACGGACTACCTCCAGCGACGTCATTCGTGTCCTGAAGCAGAACTTCACTAAGCTGGGATTGCCATACGCACTCACGTTcgataatgcaaaaaacttCTCGAGTCAGGAGTTAAAAGATTACTGTGTAGACCGTGGTATAAAACTGCTGCACACTACACCGTATTGGCCGAGTGCAAACGGGGAAGTTGAGAGGCAGAACCGATCGTTTCTTAAAGTACTGAAAATTAGCAGGCAACAAGGAACTGATTGGAAGGAAGCACTCCAGGAATACTTGTACATGTATGCGGTAACGCCGCATTCGGTAACAGGTGTATCTCCCGCACAGCTGATGTTCGGAAGACGTTTTCGTGATGTAATTCCTCATGTTCATGATGCCTGGGACGACGGTGAGTTGAGAGATCGCGATCTATTAGCAAAATGTCACGCAAAGGAGATCAGGGATAAGCGAGTCGGTGCCAAGGAATCCACAGTTACTGTTGGTGACACAGTATTAATGAAAAACACGACACTACAGGACAAACTCGCATCGAAGTTTTTACCGACTCCAGCAAAAATCGTTAGTCGTTGTTCAAACAGTCTAACCCTTGAAACACCAGATGGACAAAGTTACAAAAGAAACACATCTCATGTGAAACCATTTGTAAACACTGCAAAACAGAGAGAAACACGCTACGGGGTCACGGAAATTACACAACCAGATAATCAGTCCGTAGCGGCATCAACGAAAAACAACATTCTAACACCCGTACGTCAATCTGTACAAGAAGAAAAAGTCCAAGGTAAAATTGAGTTACGACCAAGACGAGAAGTAAGGGCTCCCAAATGGTTTAATGATTACACACcgtaa
- the LOC131431804 gene encoding transcription factor YY2-like isoform X1 has product MSSHQDIMCEVEISDSNIVEVVDDGHFGSAIGYEQYEVGVGDDQYEEVTCETEDSQGLMMHHIEDDEEILHQEADIQAHEEVLDSSGDPMCVYGDINLENEIYIESTPGPSSRKRKSGMKQPRIVNRIRTNDIHNLTAVETLDVNQKPRRWEQKQVQIKTMEGEFSVTMWASGTDDDDGSNPEPDPDYTEYMTGKKITQDCVPGIDLSDPKQLAEFARPFHKTKLNKLFNASTSTGMSSKAGATGGESSDRNIACPHKGCNKMFRDNSAMRKHLHTHGPRVHVCAECGKSFVESSKLKRHQLVHTGEKPFQCTFEGCGKRFSLDFNLRTHVRIHTGDRPYVCPFDGCNKKFAQSTNLKSHILTHAKAKRNNSGSGGGGSRNNNVMTILPPQSFVKMETVEIDNDSQYIVYTD; this is encoded by the coding sequence ATGTCCTCCCATCAGGATATAATGTGTGAGGTGGAAATATCAGATTCCAACATAGTGGAGGTAGTGGACGATGGTCACTTTGGATCGGCAATCGGATATGAGCAGTACGAGGTAGGAGTTGGAGATGACCAATACGAAGAGGTGACTTGTGAAACAGAAGATTCTCAGGGATTGATGATGCATCACATAGAGGATGACGAGGAGATCCTTCACCAAGAGGCCGATATACAAGCTCACGAGGAAGTGCTGGACTCGTCCGGTGATCCAATGTGCGTATACGGAGACATCAATTTGGAAAACGAAATCTATATAGAATCAACACCTGGCCCAAgttcaagaaaacgaaaatcaggaATGAAACAGCCACGTATAGTCAACCGGATCAGAACTAACGATATTCACAATTTGACTGCTGTTGAAACATTGGATGTCAATCAAAAGCCTCGACGCTGGGAACAGAAACAAGTACAAATCAAAACGATGGAGGGTGAGTTCAGCGTTACAATGTGGGCGTCTGGAACCGATGACGACGATGGTTCCAATCCGGAACCTGACCCGGATTACACAGAGTATATGACTGGCAAAAAGATAACTCAGGATTGCGTCCCAGGTATTGATCTGTCCGATCCTAAGCAACTGGCAGAATTCGCAAGACCCTTTCATAAAACTAAACTTAACAAATTGTTTAATGCTTCAACGTCGACAGGAATGTCTTCAAAAGCAGGTGCCACCGGAGGAGAGTCATCCGATCGAAATATTGCATGTCCCCACAAAGGATGCAACAAAATGTTTCGGGATAACTCAGCTATGCGAAAACATCTTCACACGCACGGTCCGCGGGTGCACGTTTGTGCCGAATGTGGAAAATCGTTTGTCGAAAGCTCGAAATTAAAACGTCACCAGCTGGTCCACACTGGCGAAAAACCATTCCAGTGTACCTTCGAGGGCTGTGGAAAACGTTTTTCGTTGGATTTCAATCTCCGAACTCACGTAAGGATACATACCGGTGATCGGCCATACGTTTGTCCTTTCGACGGTTGCAACAAGAAGTTCGCTCAATCCACCAATCTCAAGTCCCACATCTTGACACACGCCAAGGCAAAACGGAACAACAGCGGTAGTGGTGGCGGAGGTAGTCGGAACAATAATGTGATGACCATTCTCCCGCCGCAGTCGTTTGTGAAGATGGAAACGGTTGAAATCGATAACGATTCGCAGTACATAGTTTACACCGATTAG
- the LOC131431804 gene encoding transcriptional repressor protein YY1-like isoform X2: protein MSSHQDIMCEVEISDSNIVEVVDDGHFGSAIGYEQYEVGVGDDQYEEVTCETEDSQGLMMHHIEDDEEILHQEADIQAHEEVLDSSGDPMCVYGDINLENEIYIESTPGPSSRKRKSGMKQPRIVNRIRTNDIHNLTAVETLDVNQKPRRWEQKQVQIKTMEGEFSVTMWASGTDDDDGSNPEPDPDYTEYMTGKKITQDCVPGMSSKAGATGGESSDRNIACPHKGCNKMFRDNSAMRKHLHTHGPRVHVCAECGKSFVESSKLKRHQLVHTGEKPFQCTFEGCGKRFSLDFNLRTHVRIHTGDRPYVCPFDGCNKKFAQSTNLKSHILTHAKAKRNNSGSGGGGSRNNNVMTILPPQSFVKMETVEIDNDSQYIVYTD from the exons ATGTCCTCCCATCAGGATATAATGTGTGAGGTGGAAATATCAGATTCCAACATAGTGGAGGTAGTGGACGATGGTCACTTTGGATCGGCAATCGGATATGAGCAGTACGAGGTAGGAGTTGGAGATGACCAATACGAAGAGGTGACTTGTGAAACAGAAGATTCTCAGGGATTGATGATGCATCACATAGAGGATGACGAGGAGATCCTTCACCAAGAGGCCGATATACAAGCTCACGAGGAAGTGCTGGACTCGTCCGGTGATCCAATGTGCGTATACGGAGACATCAATTTGGAAAACGAAATCTATATAGAATCAACACCTGGCCCAAgttcaagaaaacgaaaatcaggaATGAAACAGCCACGTATAGTCAACCGGATCAGAACTAACGATATTCACAATTTGACTGCTGTTGAAACATTGGATGTCAATCAAAAGCCTCGACGCTGGGAACAGAAACAAGTACAAATCAAAACGATGGAGGGTGAGTTCAGCGTTACAATGTGGGCGTCTGGAACCGATGACGACGATGGTTCCAATCCGGAACCTGACCCGGATTACACAGAGTATATGACTGGCAAAAAGATAACTCAGGATTGCGTCCCAG GAATGTCTTCAAAAGCAGGTGCCACCGGAGGAGAGTCATCCGATCGAAATATTGCATGTCCCCACAAAGGATGCAACAAAATGTTTCGGGATAACTCAGCTATGCGAAAACATCTTCACACGCACGGTCCGCGGGTGCACGTTTGTGCCGAATGTGGAAAATCGTTTGTCGAAAGCTCGAAATTAAAACGTCACCAGCTGGTCCACACTGGCGAAAAACCATTCCAGTGTACCTTCGAGGGCTGTGGAAAACGTTTTTCGTTGGATTTCAATCTCCGAACTCACGTAAGGATACATACCGGTGATCGGCCATACGTTTGTCCTTTCGACGGTTGCAACAAGAAGTTCGCTCAATCCACCAATCTCAAGTCCCACATCTTGACACACGCCAAGGCAAAACGGAACAACAGCGGTAGTGGTGGCGGAGGTAGTCGGAACAATAATGTGATGACCATTCTCCCGCCGCAGTCGTTTGTGAAGATGGAAACGGTTGAAATCGATAACGATTCGCAGTACATAGTTTACACCGATTAG
- the LOC131431806 gene encoding FK506-binding protein 59 isoform X1 — protein sequence MAFIDLSGDGGVQKQILLEGSGEETPSNGCNVSLHYTGTLDSDGKQFDSSRERNEPFEFKLGQGSVIKAFDMGVATMRLGEKCILKCAPDYAYGASGSPPNIPPNSTLNFELEMLGWKGEDLSPKSDQSIERFVLKAGEGKKTPNDGGMVKIHLVGRYDGRIFEERDVEFTIGEGEESGIVAGVEIALEKFRKAETSKLIIKPQYAFGVNGKPELGVPPNSTVEYVVTLIEFEREPDSWKLDDIQRMEQAKMFKEKGTVYFKDSKFKLALKMYEKALGFLTSSDTQESKQFQLLIHLNKALCHQKLEDHDEAKAACNEALNIDSKNVKALYRRGQSKLALGDFEKAFDDFNAVREIEPENKAAQNQVAICKQKIKDYNDQQKKVFANMFTKFAKSDKQREEEEQSRQPDVMKQNFGEWRDDEREHEPTRFEQENPDVIMLNESLKDFRNM from the exons ATGGCTTTCATTGATCTCTCCGGTGATGGTGGTGTCCAGAAGCAGATTCTACTCGAAGGATCCGGTGAAGAAACACCGTCCAATGGGTGCAACGTTTCATTGCATTATACTGGCACGCTGGACTCGGATGGGAAACAGTTTGACTCGAGCCGGGAACGCAATGAGCCCTTCGAGTTCAAGCTTGGACAGGGATCAGTCATTAAAGCCTTTGATATGGGAGTGGCCACGATGCGACTTGGAGAGAAGTGCATTCTGAAGTGTGCACCGGATTATGCTTACGGAGCATCCGGAAGTCCTCCAAACATTCCACCGAACTCGACGTTAAATTTTGAACTGGAAATGCTTGGGTGGAAGGGTGAAGACTTGAGTCCGAAATCGGACCAAAGCATTGAACGTTTCGTTCTGAAGGCTGGTGAAGGTAAAAAGACACCCAATGATGGTGGGATGGttaaaattcatctagttggtcgCTATGACGGACGTATATTCGAGGAACGAGATGTAGAATTTACGATTGGCGAGGGGGAAGAAAGCGGCATTGTTGCCGGGGTAGAGATAGCCTTGGAAAAATTTCGCAAAGCAGAAACTTCCAAGCTGATCATAAAACCGCAGTATGCCTTTGGAGTCAATGGAAAACCTGAGCTTGGTGTGCCTCCCAATAGCACCGTTGAATATGTGGTTACGCTCATTGAGTTCGAACGAGAGCCAGACAGTTGGAAACTAGATGACATACAACGAATGGAACAGGCCAAAATGTTCAAGGAAAAGGGTACGGTCTATTTCAAGGATAGTAAGTTTAAGCTGGCTCTTAAGATGTACGAAAAAGCATTGGGTTTCCTTACTAGTAGTG ACACTCAGGAATCGAAACAGTTTCAACTTCTGATTCATCTGAACAAAGCTTTGTGCCATCAAAAGTTAGAAGACCATGACGAAGCCAAAGCTGCG TGCAACGAAGCTTTGAATATCGACAGCAAAAACGTCAAAGCATTATACCGTCGCGGGCAGTCCAAATTGGCGTTGGGTGATTTTGAAAAGGCCTTCGATGACTTCAATGCCGTTCGAGAGATTGAGCCAGAAAACAAAGCCGCTCAAAATCAGGTGGCGATTtgtaaacaaaaaatcaaagatTACAATGATCAACAGAAGAAAGTATTTGCAAACATGTTCACAAAGTTTGCCAAAAGTGATAAACAG CGAGAGGAAGAGGAACAAAGCAGACAACCGGATGTTATGAAGCAAAATTTCGGAGAATGGCGCGATGACGAACGTGAACACGAACCGACCAGATTCGAACAGGAAAACCCAGATGTCATTATGTTGAACGAATCGCTTAAGGATTTCAGAAACATGTAA